A genome region from Opitutaceae bacterium includes the following:
- a CDS encoding sigma-70 family RNA polymerase sigma factor, whose amino-acid sequence MPLQTPDDARWYFEEVQPHERSVRSFLRAAAPSPCDVDDMLQDSYLRLFRARASGPIRCVRALFFSIARNLVRDSVRRKLANREISDAGLDSLPAAECPGVAEVVEFRQEQMFLAEAMQALPARCREVLFLRKIHGFSQKDIAARLGISENTVESLVSRGVRRCANQLRRRMPERCNHE is encoded by the coding sequence ATGCCCCTTCAAACTCCAGACGACGCTCGTTGGTACTTTGAAGAAGTGCAGCCCCACGAGCGTTCGGTCCGCTCTTTCCTGCGCGCCGCCGCTCCATCTCCATGCGATGTGGACGACATGCTTCAGGACTCCTACCTGCGGCTTTTCCGCGCCAGGGCGAGCGGGCCGATTCGATGCGTTCGGGCATTGTTCTTTTCAATCGCCAGAAACCTAGTCCGTGACAGTGTGCGACGGAAGCTTGCGAACCGCGAGATTTCCGACGCGGGGCTGGACTCATTGCCTGCGGCTGAATGCCCGGGGGTCGCGGAAGTAGTAGAGTTCCGACAGGAACAGATGTTCCTTGCCGAGGCGATGCAGGCGCTTCCGGCGCGTTGCCGTGAGGTGTTGTTTCTTAGGAAGATACATGGATTTTCGCAGAAAGACATAGCCGCCCGTCTGGGGATTTCGGAGAACACGGTCGAGTCGCTTGTCTCCCGGGGCGTGCGCCGGTGTGCGAATCAACTTCGCAGGCGGATGCCGGAACGATGCAATCATGAATGA
- the prmC gene encoding peptide chain release factor N(5)-glutamine methyltransferase, translating into MTSLLDIIRKSTDFLAGKGIENPRFNAEWLVGHALGLKRMQLYVQFERMLLESELEKIRPLLRRRAAHEPLQYILGETVFAGLVLKCDRRALIPRPETEYLVELLVERLRETPPAEILDLGTGTGALALALAKAFPDARVTAVDKSEEALALAGENAATTGLGDRVQFLKSDWFSGVDAERKFALIAANPPYLAEHELNETRPEVREFEPHGALVAGADGLDDIRVILRTAANHLPEGGCLALETGIAQHAELRKLADNAGFGVFESVKDLSDRDRFVFLSRR; encoded by the coding sequence ATGACATCCCTGCTCGATATCATCAGGAAGTCGACCGACTTTCTTGCAGGCAAGGGAATCGAGAATCCGCGCTTCAACGCTGAATGGCTTGTCGGGCATGCGCTGGGTCTGAAGCGCATGCAGCTCTATGTGCAGTTCGAGCGCATGCTGCTGGAGTCGGAGCTGGAAAAGATCCGGCCGCTGCTGCGACGTCGCGCCGCGCACGAACCGCTGCAGTACATACTCGGTGAGACGGTGTTTGCAGGTCTCGTGCTCAAATGCGATCGACGCGCGCTGATTCCGCGTCCCGAGACCGAATACCTGGTTGAGCTGCTCGTGGAGCGCCTCCGCGAAACGCCGCCTGCTGAAATTCTCGATCTCGGAACCGGAACGGGGGCCCTGGCGCTCGCACTTGCCAAGGCGTTTCCCGATGCCCGGGTCACCGCCGTGGACAAGAGCGAGGAAGCGCTTGCACTGGCGGGTGAAAACGCCGCGACCACGGGATTGGGCGATCGCGTCCAGTTTCTCAAGTCCGACTGGTTTTCAGGCGTTGATGCCGAACGAAAGTTTGCGCTGATCGCAGCCAACCCTCCCTACCTGGCGGAGCACGAGCTGAACGAAACGCGTCCCGAGGTTAGAGAATTTGAGCCGCATGGCGCACTCGTTGCAGGCGCAGACGGGCTCGACGACATTCGCGTCATCCTGCGAACAGCGGCGAATCATCTGCCTGAGGGTGGATGCCTGGCGCTGGAAACCGGAATCGCGCAGCACGCCGAACTCAGGAAACTGGCGGACAACGCGGGTTTTGGCGTATTCGAGTCTGTGAAGGACCTGAGCGATCGTGACCGGTTTGTGTTTCTAAGCCGAAGGTAG
- the prfA gene encoding peptide chain release factor 1, whose product MDQLPSIIPFQRRLEELDAQMAAPSFYANARRATEVSREQQKLGQLVADHRTMERTEVEIAEAEALLRDPAGDSELRELAAAELPELQARREQLRQRIVVAMIPPEPTDSRNTVMEIRAGTGGEEAALFAAELCRMYQKFADNSGWKIEPMSSSVSERGGFREVSFLITGSDVYKQLKFESGVHRVQRIPATEANGRIHTSTVTVAVLPEAEDVDLHIDPQDLEITVQRASGPGGQGVNTTDSAVRIIHKPTGMIVFCADGRSQQKNKASAMAVLRSRLLKMKEDEERAKYAAQRKSQIGTGDRSERIRTYNFPQNRMTDHRIGLTLYNLPQVMEGDIAEIIAALQKVDFEEKFAALTGQSFVLKRGSDREDE is encoded by the coding sequence ATGGATCAGCTACCTTCGATCATTCCATTTCAGCGGCGTCTGGAAGAACTCGACGCCCAGATGGCCGCGCCGTCGTTCTACGCCAACGCCCGGCGCGCCACCGAGGTGAGCCGGGAGCAGCAGAAGCTGGGGCAGCTTGTGGCCGATCACCGGACGATGGAAAGGACAGAGGTGGAGATTGCTGAGGCTGAGGCGCTGCTGCGCGATCCCGCAGGTGACTCTGAACTCAGGGAACTCGCCGCCGCGGAACTCCCCGAACTCCAGGCCCGTCGCGAGCAGCTGCGCCAAAGAATTGTGGTGGCGATGATTCCTCCGGAGCCCACGGATTCCCGCAACACCGTGATGGAGATCCGTGCCGGCACGGGGGGCGAGGAGGCTGCCTTGTTCGCCGCCGAACTCTGCCGCATGTACCAGAAGTTCGCCGACAATTCCGGATGGAAGATTGAGCCGATGAGCAGCAGCGTCAGCGAGCGCGGTGGGTTTCGCGAGGTCAGCTTTCTCATCACCGGAAGTGACGTCTACAAGCAGCTCAAGTTTGAGAGCGGCGTGCATCGTGTGCAGCGGATTCCCGCAACGGAGGCGAACGGGCGCATCCATACTTCGACTGTCACCGTGGCTGTCCTGCCCGAGGCGGAGGATGTCGACCTGCACATCGATCCCCAGGATCTGGAGATCACGGTGCAGCGGGCCAGCGGGCCCGGCGGGCAGGGGGTCAATACGACCGACTCCGCGGTCAGAATCATTCACAAGCCCACCGGCATGATCGTATTTTGTGCCGATGGACGCTCACAGCAGAAGAACAAGGCCAGCGCCATGGCCGTGCTGCGGTCCCGTCTGCTCAAGATGAAGGAGGACGAGGAGCGCGCCAAATACGCCGCCCAGCGCAAGAGTCAGATAGGCACCGGAGACCGCAGCGAGCGCATCCGAACCTACAATTTTCCGCAGAATCGCATGACCGATCACCGCATCGGCCTGACGCTGTACAACCTGCCCCAGGTGATGGAGGGCGACATCGCAGAGATCATAGCCGCGCTGCAGAAGGTGGATTTCGAGGAGAAATTCGCCGCGCTAACCGGCCAGTCCTTTGTCCTCAAGCGCGGCTCTGACCGCGAAGATGAGTGA
- a CDS encoding haloacid dehalogenase-like hydrolase, with product MATTLFTQNTIACIWDFDKTLIPEYMQSPLFRRFGIDEPTFWNETNSLVDHYRRRGYQLSGEIAYLNHLLTYVLAGKMPKLSNRLLRECGKEIKFYPGLPQFFERSKGFVRERDLHTKHEIQLEHYIVSTGLAEMVRGSAIAGCVDGIWGCEFIENPLQPGFLRQKELAIDADAVIAQIGMVIDNTTKTRALFEINKGTNKNPAIDVNANIAPEDRRIPFQNMIYIADGPSDVPSFSVVKKGGGKAYAVYNPDRPEEFAQNDRLRQVGRIDHYGPADYADGSSTCQWLRLQIHAICDRIVADRESAVATRVSRPPRHLNHSLEEEAVRKQSKAPKQQSFLE from the coding sequence ATGGCCACGACGCTTTTCACTCAAAACACCATCGCCTGCATCTGGGATTTCGACAAGACCTTAATCCCGGAATACATGCAGTCGCCCCTTTTCCGGCGTTTCGGCATTGATGAACCCACGTTCTGGAACGAGACCAACAGCCTCGTCGATCACTATCGCCGCCGAGGCTACCAACTCTCCGGCGAGATTGCTTACCTGAACCACCTGCTGACCTACGTGCTTGCGGGGAAGATGCCCAAATTGAGCAACCGCCTGCTTCGTGAATGCGGAAAGGAAATCAAATTTTATCCCGGCCTGCCGCAGTTTTTCGAGCGCTCAAAGGGCTTTGTGCGGGAGCGCGATCTCCACACCAAACATGAGATTCAGCTTGAACACTACATCGTCAGCACCGGTCTGGCGGAAATGGTGCGAGGCAGCGCGATCGCCGGATGCGTCGATGGAATCTGGGGATGCGAATTCATCGAGAACCCCCTGCAGCCCGGATTCCTCAGGCAGAAGGAACTGGCCATCGATGCGGATGCCGTGATCGCGCAGATCGGCATGGTGATCGACAACACCACCAAGACGCGCGCGCTGTTCGAAATCAACAAGGGCACCAACAAGAACCCCGCGATCGACGTCAACGCAAACATCGCCCCGGAGGATCGGCGCATCCCGTTTCAGAACATGATCTACATCGCCGACGGCCCGAGCGATGTCCCCAGTTTTTCAGTCGTCAAGAAAGGCGGCGGCAAGGCCTATGCCGTCTACAATCCCGACCGCCCCGAGGAGTTTGCCCAGAACGACCGCCTCCGTCAGGTTGGACGCATCGACCACTACGGGCCCGCCGACTATGCCGATGGAAGCAGCACCTGCCAATGGCTGCGACTGCAGATTCATGCGATCTGTGATCGCATCGTGGCTGATCGCGAAAGTGCTGTGGCAACCCGGGTATCCCGGCCGCCGCGGCACCTCAATCACTCGCTTGAGGAAGAAGCAGTGAGGAAGCAATCCAAGGCCCCGAAGCAGCAGTCCTTTCTGGAGTAG
- a CDS encoding DedA family protein, translated as MLRVAGRRPCPPFADASGCDGSELTGVNDWTTCAKVLPVIRQVRQSKGQVNHETNEDFQGMISDSVAAQFSSGSLWLALVGLALATLLSEDLTCIGAGLLVASGKAPFWPVLAACMIGIFMGDILLVAIGRTLGRPMLEMRLVRTRVSPERIERAEKWFKSRGGRLVLATRFMPGIRLPAYLAAGILRVPWPPFIGWFALGCLIWTPLLVGGTVWAGARLLDLLHAWERTVPMLAAAGLLIWIFLKLAIRLSSWRGRRILLSRWLRLTRWANWPRWAKYLPVAIHVLALGLWHRRLTAFAAVNAGMKRTPSTGCQSDCFRLLSHAGVVQTHDTLNTFDILYCRSHGGKRGHAIAITEWHPLAVTGDGVHSLEELILASDETIHLAEGLLKASSARLDDIPVPGESVSLAMPCGTRYREVLSEACEVVTPQIMSAIEAISHAIPGFQFGNIRVRADGKGAFLRGEIAVVAIGPGLSAWPRLAESRQSVWQGWRLQWSLWNRAFQIGTENIRLGAPVPTLQQAWRAIWSVSRLNRPRSAANASEPEIPSGGGEVECEDQKSAEI; from the coding sequence GTGTTGCGCGTTGCGGGGCGACGGCCTTGTCCACCCTTCGCAGATGCTTCCGGATGTGACGGTAGCGAATTGACTGGGGTGAACGACTGGACGACCTGCGCGAAAGTGCTTCCTGTGATTCGACAGGTGCGACAGAGTAAGGGACAGGTTAATCATGAAACTAACGAGGATTTCCAGGGGATGATCTCTGACTCGGTTGCCGCGCAGTTTTCCAGTGGATCCCTCTGGCTGGCACTCGTTGGCCTGGCGCTGGCGACGCTTCTCAGCGAGGATCTGACCTGCATTGGGGCGGGTTTGCTGGTCGCCAGCGGAAAGGCGCCGTTCTGGCCGGTGCTGGCGGCCTGCATGATTGGCATCTTCATGGGTGACATATTGCTTGTGGCTATTGGCCGGACGCTTGGCCGGCCGATGCTGGAAATGCGCCTGGTGCGCACTCGGGTCTCACCGGAACGGATTGAGAGGGCGGAAAAGTGGTTCAAGAGCAGGGGAGGGCGACTGGTTCTGGCGACACGCTTTATGCCGGGCATTCGGCTTCCAGCCTATCTGGCAGCCGGCATCCTGCGAGTGCCATGGCCGCCATTCATTGGCTGGTTTGCGCTCGGTTGTCTCATTTGGACACCACTCCTGGTGGGTGGAACAGTCTGGGCGGGAGCACGACTGCTCGATTTGCTCCATGCATGGGAACGGACCGTGCCGATGCTGGCGGCAGCGGGTTTACTCATCTGGATCTTTCTGAAATTGGCCATTCGCTTGTCATCTTGGAGGGGACGGCGAATCCTGTTGTCGCGGTGGCTCCGATTGACCCGCTGGGCGAACTGGCCGCGCTGGGCGAAATATCTTCCTGTGGCGATTCATGTCCTGGCATTGGGCCTCTGGCATCGCAGACTGACGGCTTTTGCCGCCGTGAACGCGGGCATGAAAAGAACACCAAGTACTGGCTGCCAATCGGACTGCTTTCGCCTGCTTTCCCATGCTGGAGTTGTGCAAACGCATGACACCCTAAATACTTTCGACATCCTCTACTGTCGTTCGCATGGAGGCAAAAGAGGCCACGCAATTGCCATTACTGAGTGGCATCCCCTTGCTGTGACCGGTGATGGAGTCCACTCCCTAGAGGAACTCATTCTTGCATCAGACGAGACGATCCACCTCGCCGAGGGATTGCTCAAGGCGTCCTCCGCGCGACTCGACGACATTCCGGTTCCGGGTGAGTCCGTTTCGCTAGCCATGCCCTGCGGGACGAGGTACCGTGAGGTGCTGTCTGAAGCGTGTGAGGTGGTGACGCCGCAAATCATGTCGGCCATTGAAGCCATCAGCCATGCCATACCTGGATTCCAATTCGGGAACATCCGCGTGCGGGCGGATGGCAAGGGAGCCTTCTTGCGAGGAGAAATTGCGGTCGTCGCAATTGGCCCGGGCCTGAGTGCCTGGCCCAGACTGGCCGAATCCCGCCAATCCGTCTGGCAGGGGTGGCGACTGCAATGGAGCCTTTGGAATCGGGCTTTTCAAATCGGTACAGAAAACATCCGGCTAGGCGCTCCCGTTCCGACGCTACAACAGGCGTGGCGCGCCATTTGGTCCGTTTCACGGCTAAATCGACCTAGGTCTGCTGCCAATGCATCGGAGCCGGAAATCCCAAGCGGGGGCGGGGAGGTTGAATGTGAGGATCAAAAGAGTGCGGAAATTTGA
- a CDS encoding amidohydrolase, which produces MVIDAHTHLYAPEVSAAPQAWANANREFIWLQAVAPANRASIQGWASVDQLLRDMDEAGIDRVVLLGWYWEHQATADMQNGWSTNWIRAHPDRLSAFAAVTPSLNGNWLDSTRQALDNGFCGIGELLPQAQGFSFKEDSFAALMALAREYQLPTNLHVSDPVAAARSAALIPTPLEELVQMVSDFPENLFILAHWGGGLPFHELNRGMGARFRNVFYDTAASALLYDASVYRRVCDLVGAGRILFGTDYPLLTHPRTATKPGFTLDLQDARLSGLTEAELHSILGENTRRLLRLK; this is translated from the coding sequence GTGGTTATCGATGCCCACACACATCTCTACGCACCGGAGGTTTCCGCTGCTCCCCAGGCGTGGGCAAATGCAAACCGGGAGTTCATCTGGCTTCAGGCCGTCGCTCCGGCGAACCGCGCCTCGATTCAAGGCTGGGCCTCGGTTGATCAACTCCTGAGGGACATGGACGAGGCCGGTATCGATCGAGTCGTGCTGCTTGGCTGGTACTGGGAACACCAGGCGACCGCCGATATGCAGAACGGCTGGTCCACCAACTGGATCCGCGCCCACCCTGACCGGCTCAGCGCATTTGCAGCTGTCACGCCGTCACTCAATGGGAACTGGCTCGATTCCACCCGCCAGGCGCTCGACAACGGCTTCTGCGGCATCGGCGAACTCCTGCCGCAGGCCCAGGGCTTCAGTTTCAAAGAGGACAGTTTTGCCGCGCTCATGGCGCTCGCCCGCGAATACCAGTTGCCCACCAACCTGCATGTGAGCGATCCGGTTGCCGCAGCTCGAAGCGCCGCCCTGATTCCGACACCCTTGGAGGAACTTGTGCAAATGGTGTCGGACTTCCCCGAAAATCTCTTCATCCTGGCCCACTGGGGCGGTGGGCTCCCCTTCCATGAGCTCAATCGCGGCATGGGCGCGCGCTTCCGGAATGTCTTTTACGACACCGCCGCCTCCGCCCTTCTCTACGATGCGTCAGTCTATCGACGGGTGTGCGATCTGGTGGGTGCTGGGCGCATCTTGTTCGGCACCGATTATCCCCTGCTCACCCACCCGCGAACCGCCACGAAACCGGGCTTCACCCTCGACCTGCAGGATGCCCGGTTGTCGGGTCTCACCGAAGCAGAACTTCATAGCATTCTCGGCGAAAACACCCGGCGGCTGCTGCGCCTGAAGTAA
- a CDS encoding DUF2165 domain-containing protein has protein sequence MRLCKIALLAAVGVHLLLVVFNNLSDYGSNLAFVQHVLGMDTLFSGDTNRWRALYGTAATDGSQWLHHAAYLVIIAWEAAACGLILLGVARLWQLRGVSANAFNAAKSLGTIGLTVSLLLWFLAFISIGGEWFLMWQSKTWNGLDASFRMFACTGIVLIFLNQRDVDT, from the coding sequence ATGCGCCTCTGCAAAATCGCGCTCCTCGCCGCGGTCGGCGTCCACCTGCTCCTGGTGGTCTTCAACAACCTGTCCGACTACGGCTCCAACCTCGCCTTTGTGCAACACGTGCTGGGCATGGATACACTCTTCTCGGGCGACACCAATCGCTGGCGGGCGCTTTACGGCACGGCTGCCACGGATGGCTCGCAATGGCTGCACCACGCAGCCTACCTCGTCATCATTGCCTGGGAGGCAGCCGCCTGCGGGTTGATCCTGCTCGGCGTCGCGCGACTCTGGCAGTTGCGTGGCGTTTCAGCGAATGCGTTCAATGCCGCAAAATCGCTCGGGACCATCGGACTGACGGTCTCTCTGCTCCTATGGTTTCTCGCCTTCATCAGCATCGGCGGCGAATGGTTCCTCATGTGGCAGTCGAAGACCTGGAATGGACTGGACGCCTCCTTCCGCATGTTCGCCTGCACGGGGATTGTTCTCATCTTTCTGAACCAGCGGGACGTCGACACATGA
- a CDS encoding amidohydrolase family protein: MPHLKDCIVLTGPDLHPHRCVRFAWEADTITAIDAGAPVVSLASEGAGTQVVIPGLYNSHTHMGDSALPDGATGLTLEQGFFRPHGYKYRELARLADETHFPHIANHLRYMARTGTVCHIDFREQGPDGARLLRRASEQTGVQSIILSQFNGVPFSEAELRENRRSLPERARAELAEMLSVADGFSESTMNDLTDSAWTEIRRATSAKGKLRAIHCLENAGYRERSIATTGRGDLVRAIEIFDPHVIVHLTVANAEEIALLVRSRKTAVLNPRANASLGLPLPPVAALLKAGANLLLGTDNGMLNSPSLLAELDFTCRLAKSQYADAIHPDPASILKMVTSNIRAVLGGDHFGCLDKGLPASFAVLDFRQPHLRASRHLLASILTRVTPEDVIATYRHGRALWKSPGFSLS, from the coding sequence ATGCCGCATCTGAAAGATTGCATCGTTCTGACCGGACCCGATCTGCACCCCCACCGGTGCGTCCGTTTTGCCTGGGAGGCTGACACCATCACCGCCATCGATGCGGGCGCGCCCGTCGTCTCCCTCGCCAGTGAAGGCGCCGGAACGCAGGTCGTGATTCCCGGACTCTACAACAGTCACACCCACATGGGAGACAGCGCACTCCCCGATGGGGCGACAGGCCTCACGCTCGAACAAGGATTCTTCCGTCCCCACGGATACAAGTACCGGGAACTGGCGCGCCTCGCGGACGAAACCCATTTTCCGCACATCGCCAACCACCTTCGGTACATGGCGCGAACGGGCACGGTCTGCCACATCGACTTCCGCGAACAAGGGCCGGATGGAGCGCGCCTCCTCCGCAGGGCGAGCGAACAAACCGGAGTGCAGTCGATCATTCTTTCACAATTCAACGGAGTTCCATTCAGCGAGGCCGAGCTGCGGGAGAACCGCCGCAGTCTGCCCGAGCGCGCCCGTGCTGAACTCGCCGAAATGCTTTCCGTCGCCGATGGTTTCAGCGAAAGCACGATGAACGATCTCACTGACAGCGCCTGGACGGAGATCCGACGCGCGACGTCGGCGAAGGGAAAGTTGAGGGCGATTCATTGCCTGGAAAACGCGGGCTACCGGGAAAGGTCCATCGCCACCACGGGTCGCGGCGATCTCGTCCGTGCAATCGAAATCTTCGATCCCCACGTCATCGTCCATCTCACTGTTGCCAACGCGGAAGAGATCGCACTCCTGGTTCGTTCACGAAAAACCGCGGTGCTCAATCCTCGCGCAAATGCCAGCCTCGGGCTGCCTCTCCCGCCGGTCGCCGCGCTTCTAAAGGCCGGGGCGAATCTCCTGCTGGGCACTGACAATGGCATGCTCAACTCTCCGTCCCTGCTCGCCGAACTCGACTTCACCTGCAGGCTGGCCAAATCGCAATACGCCGACGCCATCCATCCGGATCCGGCTTCCATTCTGAAGATGGTCACCTCCAACATCCGTGCCGTTCTTGGTGGAGACCACTTCGGGTGCCTGGACAAGGGTCTCCCCGCCTCCTTTGCCGTTCTCGATTTCCGACAACCGCATCTTCGCGCAAGCCGGCACCTGCTCGCGAGCATTCTGACCCGGGTTACGCCGGAAGATGTGATTGCAACCTACCGCCACGGCCGTGCCCTGTGGAAATCCCCTGGATTTTCCCTTTCATAG
- a CDS encoding SAM-dependent methyltransferase codes for MARESPLLRFQSLLSSAFGDGTLIKLTLGKPAPGRRDPGLRNLYVRPVILKSGPHCTLVYRYATKDITKNLSPAAALEQVRAMLGVDFLDAHLFTPLQSAQIEIAASGEARLREKVVAQAPASSSESHDREKRHTVPSNARWLHALGVTNAAGRPREGMSAKLRQIQKFTEILEALLIEAGLVAPPMDGAPGTPPPPFTIADMGCGKGYLTFAAASVLGSRARVVGVETRENLVKLCSEVARQTGMESLSFVQGDIASVELPGNTGCEVLIALHACDTATDDALARGIAAGARLLVVSPCCQKELRPQMQSPAILADALRYGIFLERQAEFVTDALRAQLLEWAGYRTKVFEFVSTEHTARNIMIAAIKDHPRGQQGRLHRLRNFAGFYGVRSQALARHLGVDLAAEEVS; via the coding sequence ATGGCCCGCGAATCTCCACTGCTCCGATTTCAATCGCTCCTTTCGTCGGCGTTTGGCGACGGCACCTTGATCAAATTGACACTGGGCAAGCCCGCGCCGGGCCGCCGGGATCCTGGCTTGAGAAATCTCTATGTGCGGCCGGTGATCCTGAAATCCGGTCCACACTGCACCCTGGTCTATCGCTACGCGACGAAGGACATCACAAAAAATCTTTCGCCCGCTGCGGCTCTGGAACAGGTGCGCGCGATGCTGGGTGTTGACTTCCTCGATGCCCATCTCTTCACGCCACTGCAGTCGGCGCAGATCGAAATCGCGGCCTCCGGGGAGGCTCGGCTCCGGGAGAAGGTCGTAGCTCAGGCACCCGCATCGAGCAGCGAAAGCCACGACCGCGAAAAACGGCACACTGTTCCCTCGAACGCACGCTGGCTCCATGCACTCGGAGTGACCAATGCGGCGGGGCGGCCGCGAGAAGGCATGTCTGCAAAACTGCGCCAGATCCAGAAGTTCACGGAAATCCTGGAGGCTCTTCTGATCGAGGCCGGGCTGGTCGCTCCGCCAATGGACGGGGCGCCCGGCACCCCTCCGCCCCCGTTTACCATTGCTGACATGGGATGCGGGAAGGGTTATCTTACTTTTGCCGCAGCGAGCGTTCTGGGCTCGCGAGCGCGGGTCGTGGGCGTGGAAACGAGGGAGAATTTGGTGAAACTTTGTTCAGAAGTCGCCCGCCAGACCGGGATGGAATCGTTGAGTTTTGTACAGGGAGACATCGCCTCGGTGGAACTGCCTGGAAACACCGGCTGCGAAGTTCTGATCGCGCTCCATGCCTGTGACACCGCGACGGACGATGCGCTGGCCCGCGGCATTGCCGCCGGCGCGCGACTCCTGGTTGTCTCCCCATGCTGCCAGAAGGAGCTGCGCCCACAGATGCAGTCTCCCGCCATTCTGGCGGATGCCCTGCGGTACGGCATATTCCTCGAACGCCAGGCCGAGTTTGTGACCGACGCCCTGCGGGCCCAGCTTCTGGAGTGGGCCGGCTACCGCACCAAAGTGTTTGAATTCGTGAGCACGGAGCACACCGCGCGAAACATCATGATTGCGGCAATCAAGGATCACCCGCGAGGACAGCAGGGGCGATTGCATCGCCTGAGAAACTTCGCAGGATTCTACGGCGTGCGGTCTCAAGCGCTGGCAAGGCATCTTGGCGTGGACCTGGCAGCAGAGGAAGTGTCGTGA
- a CDS encoding amidohydrolase: MNIPIVDTHQHLWDPNRFSYSWMQALPSIRKRSMIPEYREATHGFDIVRTVYVDTDVDEPDLATEATAIFSLAGDPANRLDGLVMGARLEKPNPLDHLAPWLTHPKLKGIRRVLHTQPDELSQQPQFLANVRSLADLHLSFDLCVLARQLPLALELARQCPAVSFILDHCGVPDIRGGGLDPWRTHLNDLAREPNVSCKISGLVAYADPQSWTIEDLRPYFEHAITAFGWDRVLWGGDWPVCTLTCPMGDWIGAAFKLTSSASPDQRDRLFRRNAERIYRLN, encoded by the coding sequence ATGAACATTCCCATCGTCGACACACATCAGCATCTCTGGGATCCGAATCGCTTCAGCTATTCCTGGATGCAGGCTTTGCCATCGATCCGAAAGCGCAGTATGATCCCCGAATACCGGGAAGCAACCCACGGCTTCGACATCGTGCGCACAGTCTATGTCGATACGGATGTCGACGAGCCGGATCTCGCCACTGAGGCGACCGCGATCTTTTCCCTCGCCGGAGATCCTGCGAACCGGCTCGACGGTCTTGTCATGGGCGCGCGGTTGGAGAAACCGAATCCCCTGGACCACCTTGCGCCCTGGCTGACGCACCCGAAACTCAAGGGAATTCGCCGCGTGCTGCACACGCAACCGGACGAGCTTTCGCAACAGCCCCAATTTCTCGCCAACGTGCGATCGCTCGCGGACCTGCATCTCTCCTTCGACCTGTGCGTGCTCGCCCGCCAGCTGCCCCTCGCGCTTGAGTTGGCGCGTCAATGTCCCGCCGTGAGCTTCATCCTCGACCATTGCGGTGTTCCCGACATCAGGGGCGGAGGACTCGACCCCTGGCGCACTCACCTGAATGATCTCGCGCGTGAACCCAACGTGAGCTGCAAGATAAGCGGACTCGTCGCCTATGCGGATCCGCAGTCATGGACCATCGAGGATCTTCGCCCGTACTTTGAACATGCAATCACCGCTTTCGGCTGGGATCGCGTCCTGTGGGGAGGGGACTGGCCGGTCTGCACTCTGACCTGCCCCATGGGCGACTGGATAGGCGCCGCCTTCAAGCTGACAAGCTCAGCCAGCCCCGATCAGCGCGACCGACTGTTTCGGCGCAATGCTGAACGGATATACCGTCTGAACTGA
- the pyrR gene encoding bifunctional pyr operon transcriptional regulator/uracil phosphoribosyltransferase PyrR produces MCAAQSLTAAEVHAAVDRLVRAISEKHRGETGIILLGIANGGITLARRLGARLNLKHVGTLDISFHRDDIGRNPIPKEFAPTVIPADVNGAVVILVDDVLFSGRTAKAALDELFDHGRPARVELAVLIDRGCHKLPITADFTGMSLEAGEDEKINVLLDPARPASDTVQIVAAKRNAR; encoded by the coding sequence GTGTGCGCCGCGCAATCACTCACCGCAGCAGAAGTCCACGCCGCCGTCGACAGGCTGGTAAGGGCCATTTCCGAAAAGCACCGCGGCGAGACAGGGATCATCCTGCTCGGCATCGCCAATGGCGGCATCACCCTCGCCCGCCGACTCGGTGCCCGCCTCAACTTGAAACACGTCGGTACGCTGGACATCTCTTTCCATCGCGACGACATCGGGCGCAACCCCATACCGAAGGAATTTGCGCCGACGGTCATTCCCGCCGACGTCAATGGCGCGGTCGTCATTCTGGTCGACGACGTGCTCTTCTCCGGGCGCACCGCAAAGGCGGCGCTCGATGAACTCTTTGATCACGGGCGTCCCGCCAGGGTTGAGCTCGCAGTACTGATCGATCGCGGCTGTCACAAGCTTCCCATCACGGCGGATTTCACCGGCATGAGTCTCGAGGCCGGTGAGGACGAGAAAATCAACGTTCTGCTTGACCCCGCACGACCGGCCAGTGACACGGTTCAAATCGTCGCCGCAAAACGCAACGCCCGCTAG